From Cellulomonas chengniuliangii, the proteins below share one genomic window:
- a CDS encoding DUF4307 domain-containing protein yields the protein MSESTPIRPPAGRYGRAPRVRRWPAWALPAAVIAVVAVPVGVWIGVATLNDPVQWKTVGFSVTGDDNTDITFDVTRGPGVTVSCAVHALSVSYAEVGVRDVVVSPSDERTVRVREPIPTAELATAAEVTSCRVVDPDAAPAD from the coding sequence GTGAGCGAGTCGACCCCCATCCGGCCACCCGCCGGCCGCTACGGCCGCGCCCCTCGGGTACGCCGCTGGCCAGCGTGGGCGCTGCCCGCGGCCGTGATCGCCGTCGTGGCGGTGCCCGTCGGCGTGTGGATCGGCGTCGCCACCCTCAACGACCCTGTCCAGTGGAAGACCGTCGGGTTCTCGGTGACGGGCGACGACAACACCGACATCACCTTCGACGTGACCCGCGGACCGGGCGTGACCGTCTCGTGCGCCGTGCACGCGCTCAGCGTGTCGTACGCCGAGGTCGGGGTCCGCGACGTCGTGGTGAGCCCCTCGGACGAGCGCACCGTGCGCGTGCGCGAGCCGATCCCCACCGCGGAGCTCGCCACCGCGGCCGAGGTCACGAGCTGCCGGGTCGTCGACCCCGACGCCGCCCCCGCCGACTGA
- a CDS encoding cystathionine gamma-synthase, with protein sequence MTTDPHALDQPAGHDWDTAGFSTRAIHAGQDPDAATGAVVPPIYQVSTYKQDGVGGLRGGYEYSRSANPTRAALEEALRAAEGGGAGFAFASGLAAEDTLLRAVLRPGDHVVVPDDAYGGTYRLIARVFGPWGVDHTPVDLADPRAVLDAIQPGRTKLVWVETPTNPLLGIADIAALAAHARSAGALLVVDNTFATPYLQQPLALGADVVVHSTTKYIGGHSDVVGGALVTADGAQLPVGLTGPTGTTALVDAIGFHQNSSGAVAGPFDSWLTLRGLKTLAVRMDRHVANATAVAGYLEAHPRVTQVIYPGLASHPGHEVAARQMSGFGGMVSFRTGSLESALAVCAKTRVFTLAESLGGVESLIEHPGKMTHGSVAGTALEVPEDLVRLSVGIEDLADLLADLEQGLA encoded by the coding sequence GTGACGACCGACCCCCACGCCCTTGACCAGCCCGCCGGCCACGACTGGGACACGGCCGGGTTCTCGACCCGCGCGATCCACGCCGGCCAGGACCCCGACGCCGCCACCGGAGCGGTGGTGCCGCCCATCTACCAGGTCTCGACGTACAAGCAGGACGGTGTGGGCGGCCTGCGCGGCGGCTACGAGTACTCCCGGTCGGCGAACCCCACGCGCGCCGCGCTGGAAGAGGCGCTGCGCGCGGCTGAGGGCGGCGGCGCCGGTTTCGCCTTCGCGTCGGGACTCGCCGCCGAGGACACGCTGCTGCGCGCGGTGCTCCGGCCCGGCGACCACGTCGTGGTGCCCGACGACGCCTACGGCGGCACGTACCGGCTCATCGCCCGGGTCTTCGGCCCGTGGGGCGTCGACCACACGCCGGTGGACCTGGCCGACCCGCGCGCGGTGCTCGACGCGATCCAGCCCGGCCGCACCAAGCTCGTGTGGGTCGAGACGCCCACGAACCCGCTGCTCGGCATCGCCGACATCGCGGCCCTCGCCGCGCACGCCCGCTCGGCCGGGGCGCTGCTCGTGGTCGACAACACGTTCGCGACCCCCTACCTGCAGCAGCCCCTCGCGCTCGGGGCGGACGTGGTCGTGCACTCCACCACCAAGTACATCGGCGGCCACAGCGACGTCGTGGGCGGGGCCCTCGTGACCGCCGACGGCGCCCAGCTGCCCGTCGGCCTCACCGGCCCCACCGGCACGACGGCCCTCGTCGACGCCATCGGCTTCCACCAGAACTCCTCGGGCGCCGTCGCCGGGCCGTTCGACTCGTGGCTGACGCTGCGCGGCCTCAAGACCCTCGCCGTGCGCATGGACCGGCACGTCGCGAACGCGACAGCCGTGGCCGGCTACCTGGAGGCCCACCCCCGGGTCACCCAGGTCATCTACCCCGGGCTCGCGTCCCACCCGGGCCACGAGGTCGCCGCGCGCCAGATGAGCGGCTTCGGCGGGATGGTCTCGTTCCGCACCGGGAGCCTCGAGTCGGCGCTGGCGGTCTGCGCGAAGACCCGGGTGTTCACCCTCGCCGAGTCGCTTGGCGGCGTGGAGTCGCTCATCGAGCACCCCGGGAAGATGACGCACGGCTCGGTGGCCGGCACGGCCCTCGAGGTGCCGGAGGACCTGGTGCGACTCTCCGTGGGCATCGAGGACCTGGCGGACTTGCTGGCAGACCTGGAGCAAGGACTCGCATGA
- the msrA gene encoding peptide-methionine (S)-S-oxide reductase MsrA, with amino-acid sequence MAGWLFGSAMKSTMVTPDRALTGREDYAYPVPERHAVLGTPLQGPWPEGTQVIYLALGCFWGAEKEMWQLPGVVTTAAGYQGGFTPYPTYEETCTALTGHTETVMVAYDPAVLPTTELLRTFWTLHDPTQGFRQGNDVGTQYRSAIFTTTPEQAEAARTTRDLYAPELARNGYGEITTEIRDAAEASPFYYAEEYHQQYLHKVPNGYCPVHSTGVACPAP; translated from the coding sequence ATGGCCGGATGGCTGTTCGGTTCTGCGATGAAGTCGACGATGGTCACGCCCGACCGGGCGCTAACTGGCCGTGAGGACTACGCCTACCCGGTGCCCGAGCGGCACGCTGTGCTGGGCACCCCGCTGCAGGGCCCGTGGCCCGAGGGCACCCAGGTCATCTACCTGGCCCTCGGGTGCTTCTGGGGCGCCGAGAAGGAGATGTGGCAGCTGCCCGGGGTCGTGACCACGGCCGCCGGCTACCAGGGCGGGTTCACGCCGTACCCGACGTACGAGGAGACGTGCACCGCGCTGACCGGCCACACCGAGACGGTGATGGTGGCGTACGACCCTGCGGTGCTGCCCACCACCGAGCTGCTGCGCACGTTCTGGACGCTGCACGACCCGACGCAGGGCTTCCGGCAGGGCAACGACGTGGGCACCCAGTACCGCTCGGCGATCTTCACCACCACGCCCGAGCAGGCGGAGGCGGCCCGGACGACCCGCGACCTGTACGCGCCAGAGCTCGCGCGCAACGGCTACGGGGAGATCACCACGGAGATCCGCGACGCGGCCGAGGCGAGCCCGTTCTACTACGCCGAGGAGTACCACCAGCAGTACCTGCACAAGGTGCCGAACGGGTACTGCCCCGTCCACTCGACGGGCGTGGCCTGCCCGGCGCCCTGA
- a CDS encoding MFS transporter, which produces MTDATSSRPSTPPESPDSPPRPRWLAMGTLSLGVSLVIMDATIVNVALPVVIEDIGLDASGAQWMNAVYSLVFASLMLAVGRIGDLYGRRRLYAVGLGIFMLASLVAGSAQTPGMLIGARVVQGLGAAMVLPATLSTLNAMFSGRERGIAFAIWGSTIGGMAAIGPLLGGWLATDVSWRWAFWLNIPFGLLALWGIRRTLEETRDTSLRRGTDIPGVVLSTLGVGGIVFGLIEGQYYGWLTRDTGSLSPVPVAIVGGVALLALFVAHELRRVRTGGVALVDLSLLAIPTFRYGIIAALVVSLGEFGLLFTLPLLLEGALGYTALGAGWLLLWLALGTFLVSAVTPRLTALMGQRAVVRTGLVLETLAVGGLAVVLSDSIAAWTLAALLFVYGMGVGLATAQLTSLILTDVPVAASGQASGFQTTARQLGSALGVALLGGVLVASLTSTATTRLEASDIPPAQQEHVVAAVRGSVGAAIPSLAQDPATADAATVAADSLVHASKVTTGIAAGVLTLGLLATLALPHVPHPVEESRGTRRPARPSKG; this is translated from the coding sequence GTGACCGACGCGACCTCGTCCAGGCCGTCCACCCCGCCCGAGTCCCCGGACAGCCCGCCACGACCGCGTTGGCTCGCGATGGGGACGCTCTCGCTCGGCGTCTCCCTCGTGATCATGGACGCCACCATCGTCAACGTCGCGCTGCCGGTCGTGATCGAGGACATCGGCCTCGACGCCTCAGGGGCGCAGTGGATGAACGCCGTCTACTCGCTGGTCTTCGCCTCGCTCATGCTCGCCGTGGGCCGCATCGGCGACCTCTACGGGCGTCGACGCCTGTACGCGGTCGGCCTCGGGATCTTCATGCTGGCCAGCCTCGTGGCCGGGAGCGCCCAGACCCCGGGGATGCTCATCGGCGCGCGCGTCGTGCAAGGGTTGGGCGCCGCGATGGTGCTGCCGGCCACGCTCTCGACGCTCAACGCGATGTTCTCGGGCCGCGAGCGGGGGATCGCGTTCGCGATCTGGGGCTCGACGATCGGCGGCATGGCCGCGATCGGGCCGCTCCTGGGCGGCTGGCTCGCGACCGACGTCAGCTGGCGCTGGGCGTTCTGGCTCAACATCCCGTTCGGGCTGCTGGCCCTGTGGGGCATCCGCCGCACGCTCGAGGAGACGCGGGACACGAGCCTGCGCCGAGGGACCGACATCCCCGGCGTGGTCCTGTCGACCCTCGGGGTGGGCGGCATCGTCTTCGGCCTCATCGAGGGCCAGTACTACGGCTGGTTGACCCGGGACACGGGCTCGCTGTCGCCGGTGCCGGTGGCGATCGTCGGGGGCGTCGCGCTGCTCGCGCTGTTCGTGGCGCACGAGCTGCGCCGCGTGCGCACCGGCGGGGTCGCGCTCGTCGACCTGAGCCTGCTCGCGATCCCGACGTTCCGATACGGCATCATCGCGGCGCTCGTCGTCTCGCTCGGCGAGTTCGGACTGCTGTTCACCCTCCCGCTGCTGCTCGAGGGCGCCCTGGGCTACACGGCGCTGGGCGCGGGCTGGCTGCTGCTGTGGCTCGCGCTGGGGACGTTCCTCGTCTCAGCCGTGACTCCGCGCCTGACCGCCCTCATGGGCCAGCGGGCCGTCGTCCGCACCGGCCTGGTCCTCGAGACGCTGGCCGTCGGCGGGCTCGCGGTCGTCCTGAGCGACTCGATCGCAGCGTGGACGCTCGCGGCGCTGCTGTTCGTCTACGGCATGGGCGTGGGACTCGCGACCGCGCAGCTCACAAGCCTGATCCTCACCGACGTGCCGGTCGCCGCGAGCGGACAGGCGTCGGGCTTCCAGACGACCGCCCGCCAGCTCGGCTCGGCCCTCGGGGTCGCGCTCCTCGGAGGGGTGCTCGTCGCGAGCCTCACGAGCACGGCCACCACGCGCCTCGAGGCCTCCGACATCCCGCCCGCACAGCAGGAGCACGTCGTCGCCGCGGTGCGGGGCTCGGTCGGCGCAGCGATCCCCTCCCTCGCGCAGGACCCGGCGACCGCCGACGCGGCGACGGTCGCGGCCGACTCGCTCGTGCACGCCAGCAAGGTCACCACGGGCATCGCGGCGGGGGTCCTCACGCTCGGGCTGCTGGCGACGCTGGCCCTGCCGCACGTGCCGCACCCGGTCGAGGAGTCCCGCGGCACGCGGCGCCCCGCACGGCCCTCGAAGGGCTGA
- the ilvA gene encoding threonine ammonia-lyase, whose translation MTWIEEVRGAAALLDGVATRTPVDASRALSQAAGADVWLKCENLQRAGSFKIRGAYVRMARLTPQERARGVIAASAGNHAQGVALAARLLGIDAVVYMPVDAALPKVAATRDYGAEVRLHGTSVDEALVAALAESERTGAVLIHPFDHRDVVAGQGTIALEILEQVPDVATILVPVGGGGLAAGVAATIAELRPEVRVVGVQAARAAAYPASMAAGRPIAATSVRTMADGIAVGTPGLVPFEVLHRLGSEIRTVTEEDLSRALLLVAERAKLLVEPSGAAAVAALMAAPEGTFAGPVVAVLSGGNIDPLVLLRVVRHGLASAGRYLQLRVKVDDSPGALAGLLGELAATGGNVMHVSHVRTGTGLAIDEVEIEVQVETKGPDHCAQVRKHVLDAGFRLVEG comes from the coding sequence GTGACCTGGATCGAGGAGGTCAGGGGGGCGGCCGCGCTGCTGGACGGCGTCGCGACGCGCACCCCCGTCGACGCGAGCCGCGCGCTGTCGCAGGCCGCGGGCGCCGACGTCTGGCTCAAGTGCGAGAACCTGCAGCGCGCGGGCTCCTTCAAGATCCGAGGCGCGTACGTGCGGATGGCCCGGCTCACCCCGCAGGAGCGGGCCCGCGGGGTGATCGCGGCCAGCGCCGGCAACCACGCCCAGGGCGTCGCGCTCGCCGCCCGCCTGCTGGGCATCGACGCCGTCGTGTACATGCCGGTGGACGCGGCCCTGCCCAAGGTCGCCGCGACCCGGGACTACGGCGCCGAGGTCCGGCTGCACGGGACCAGCGTGGACGAGGCCCTGGTCGCGGCACTGGCCGAGTCGGAGCGGACCGGCGCGGTGCTCATCCACCCCTTCGACCACCGCGACGTCGTGGCGGGCCAGGGCACCATCGCGCTCGAGATCCTCGAGCAGGTCCCGGACGTTGCCACGATCCTCGTGCCGGTGGGCGGCGGCGGGCTCGCGGCGGGCGTCGCGGCCACCATCGCCGAGCTCCGGCCCGAGGTGCGCGTTGTGGGGGTTCAGGCGGCCCGCGCCGCGGCCTACCCGGCGTCGATGGCGGCCGGGCGCCCGATCGCGGCCACCAGTGTGCGCACCATGGCCGACGGCATCGCGGTGGGCACACCGGGCCTGGTGCCGTTCGAAGTGCTGCACCGGCTTGGCAGTGAGATCAGGACAGTCACCGAGGAGGACCTCTCCCGGGCGCTGCTGCTGGTCGCCGAGCGCGCCAAGCTGCTGGTCGAGCCCTCGGGCGCGGCTGCTGTGGCGGCGCTCATGGCGGCCCCCGAGGGCACGTTCGCCGGGCCGGTGGTGGCGGTGCTCTCCGGAGGGAACATCGACCCGCTGGTCCTGCTGCGGGTGGTGCGGCATGGCCTGGCGTCCGCCGGCCGGTACCTGCAGCTGCGCGTCAAGGTGGACGACTCGCCGGGCGCGCTCGCGGGACTGCTCGGCGAGCTCGCGGCGACCGGCGGGAACGTCATGCACGTGTCGCACGTGCGCACGGGCACGGGGTTGGCGATAGACGAGGTCGAGATCGAGGTGCAGGTCGAGACCAAGGGCCCCGACCACTGCGCGCAGGTCCGCAAGCACGTGCTCGACGCCGGCTTCCGGCTGGTCGAGGGCTGA
- the mca gene encoding mycothiol conjugate amidase Mca gives MAVHAHPDDESSKGAASMARYAAEGVDVLVATCTGGERGDVLNPHYPPVTGGPAEMNAIRRAEMAAAAQALGVRHQWLGFVDSGLPEGDPLPPLPEGCFALVPLEEAAEPLVRLVREFRPHVITTYDPTGGYPHPDHIMTHRVSAEAFAAAGDPERYRDSGEPWTPLKLYYNHGFSMARIRGAHEALLARGLESPFGEWVESRAAREIPEREVTTRVVCADWFDARDAALRAHATQIDPTGFFFAIPRDVEREDWPFEEFELAESRVPTSVPEDDLFAGVREVVA, from the coding sequence ATGGCGGTGCACGCCCACCCCGACGACGAGTCGAGCAAGGGCGCCGCGTCGATGGCGCGCTACGCCGCCGAGGGGGTCGACGTCCTCGTGGCGACGTGCACCGGCGGCGAGCGGGGCGACGTGCTCAACCCGCACTACCCGCCGGTGACGGGTGGCCCCGCCGAGATGAACGCCATCCGCCGCGCCGAGATGGCCGCGGCCGCGCAGGCCCTCGGCGTCCGCCACCAGTGGCTCGGCTTCGTCGACTCTGGCCTGCCCGAGGGCGACCCGCTGCCGCCGCTCCCGGAGGGCTGTTTCGCGCTGGTCCCCCTCGAGGAGGCGGCCGAGCCGCTGGTCCGGCTGGTGCGCGAGTTCCGGCCGCACGTCATCACCACGTACGACCCCACGGGCGGCTACCCGCATCCGGACCACATCATGACCCACCGGGTCTCCGCTGAGGCCTTCGCGGCCGCGGGCGACCCGGAGCGCTACCGGGACTCGGGCGAGCCGTGGACGCCGCTCAAGCTCTACTACAACCACGGGTTCTCCATGGCGCGGATCCGCGGCGCCCACGAGGCCCTGCTGGCCCGGGGCCTGGAGTCGCCGTTCGGCGAGTGGGTCGAGTCCCGTGCCGCCCGCGAGATCCCGGAGCGCGAGGTCACCACGCGCGTCGTGTGCGCCGACTGGTTCGACGCGCGCGACGCCGCCCTGCGCGCCCACGCCACGCAGATCGACCCCACGGGCTTCTTCTTCGCGATCCCGCGCGACGTGGAGCGCGAGGACTGGCCGTTCGAGGAGTTTGAGCTCGCGGAGTCCCGCGTGCCGACGTCTGTGCCGGAGGACGACCTGTTCGCCGGCGTGCGAGAGGTGGTCGCGTGA
- a CDS encoding DNA alkylation repair protein — protein MGRREDYRGAIAGLADEALEAYLDERSGLPGPRANLELADAVADVVDAATAYRLAGSDHEFVRLCGVSALGAVAAREDGAAREEAVERLHDEARDDRWRVREAVAIALQRIGDVDPALLRAVVGAWLADDDPLVLRAALAGVCEPRLLRDPETAALALDTCERATDRLCRYSPFARRSPRVRAMRQTLGYCWSVAVAADPDHGLERFGRLNSSSDPDVRWVDRENRRKQRMRRLL, from the coding sequence GTGGGACGACGCGAGGACTACCGCGGGGCGATCGCCGGGTTGGCCGACGAGGCGCTCGAGGCCTATTTAGACGAGCGCTCCGGGCTGCCCGGCCCCCGCGCCAACCTGGAGCTCGCCGACGCGGTCGCCGACGTGGTCGACGCGGCCACCGCGTACCGCCTCGCCGGATCCGACCACGAGTTCGTGCGGTTGTGCGGCGTCTCCGCCCTGGGTGCGGTGGCGGCCCGCGAGGACGGGGCCGCGCGCGAGGAGGCCGTCGAGCGCCTGCACGACGAGGCGCGCGACGATCGGTGGCGGGTCCGGGAGGCTGTGGCGATCGCGCTGCAGCGCATCGGCGACGTCGACCCGGCGCTGCTGCGCGCCGTGGTGGGCGCGTGGCTGGCGGATGACGACCCGCTCGTGTTGCGGGCCGCGCTGGCCGGGGTGTGCGAGCCTCGCCTGCTGCGCGACCCCGAGACCGCGGCGCTCGCGCTCGACACGTGCGAGCGGGCCACCGACCGCCTCTGCCGGTACTCGCCGTTCGCGCGTCGCAGCCCGCGGGTGCGCGCCATGCGCCAGACCCTCGGCTACTGCTGGTCCGTGGCGGTGGCCGCCGACCCCGACCACGGGCTCGAGAGGTTCGGCCGGCTCAACAGCTCGAGCGACCCCGACGTGCGCTGGGTGGATCGCGAGAACCGACGCAAGCAGCGTATGCGCCGCCTGCTCTGA
- a CDS encoding FKBP-type peptidyl-prolyl cis-trans isomerase gives MTAQLPEATGSFGEKPTLTFPDAAAPAELEVVVLSRGDGPLVEAGDDLVVNYLGQLWNGPIFDNSYDRGTSINFPIGVGAVIGGWDQALVGQQIGSRVLISIPPHLGYGDRGVPQAGIKGDSTLVFVVDIVGVN, from the coding sequence ATGACCGCACAGCTTCCCGAGGCGACCGGATCGTTCGGCGAGAAGCCCACGCTGACGTTCCCCGACGCGGCGGCGCCCGCCGAGCTCGAGGTCGTGGTGCTCAGCCGCGGCGACGGGCCGCTCGTCGAGGCCGGCGACGACCTCGTGGTGAACTACCTGGGCCAGCTCTGGAACGGCCCGATCTTCGACAACTCCTACGACCGGGGCACGTCGATCAACTTCCCGATCGGCGTCGGCGCCGTCATCGGCGGCTGGGACCAGGCGCTCGTCGGGCAGCAGATCGGCTCCCGTGTGCTGATCTCGATCCCGCCGCACCTGGGCTACGGCGACCGTGGCGTGCCGCAGGCGGGCATCAAGGGCGACAGCACCCTGGTCTTCGTCGTGGACATCGTCGGGGTCAACTGA
- a CDS encoding nitrilase-related carbon-nitrogen hydrolase — MSPEPPVRPAVRVTMGQLTVSPDHTANRLAVADAMRTAARARADLLVLPEYASGFDPRGAGPEHAEGLDGPFVTLLRERAAATGVAVIAGTMLPGATPARAVNAVVAVDAAGGLVGVYRKVHLYDAFGHRESDRLEAGPADAAPVVMEVQGLRFGVLTCYDLRFPESARRVVDAGAHALVVPAAWAAGDLKALHWRTLAIARAIENTAAVVAVGQAGRGVVGRSLLVAPDGVVGLELDDKPGIRTADIDGGALAAVRDRNPALRHRRYGVVPLP; from the coding sequence ATGAGCCCCGAGCCGCCGGTGCGCCCTGCGGTGCGCGTCACCATGGGCCAGCTCACGGTGAGCCCGGACCACACCGCCAACCGGCTCGCGGTGGCCGACGCGATGCGCACCGCGGCGCGGGCCCGCGCGGACCTGCTGGTGCTTCCCGAGTACGCGTCGGGGTTCGACCCGCGCGGTGCCGGGCCCGAGCACGCCGAGGGCCTCGACGGGCCGTTCGTCACCCTGCTGCGGGAACGGGCCGCCGCGACCGGTGTGGCCGTCATCGCGGGGACCATGCTGCCCGGCGCCACCCCTGCGCGGGCGGTCAACGCGGTCGTCGCCGTCGACGCCGCCGGCGGGCTCGTGGGCGTCTACCGCAAGGTCCACCTGTATGACGCGTTCGGCCACCGCGAGTCGGACCGCCTCGAGGCGGGGCCGGCGGACGCGGCGCCCGTGGTGATGGAGGTCCAGGGCCTGCGCTTCGGCGTGCTGACCTGCTACGACCTGCGCTTCCCGGAGTCGGCCCGACGGGTGGTGGACGCCGGGGCCCACGCGCTCGTGGTGCCCGCGGCGTGGGCGGCGGGCGACCTCAAGGCTCTGCACTGGCGCACGCTCGCGATCGCACGCGCCATCGAGAACACGGCGGCGGTCGTCGCCGTGGGCCAGGCGGGGCGTGGGGTCGTGGGACGGTCCCTGCTGGTGGCGCCGGACGGCGTGGTGGGGCTGGAGCTCGACGACAAGCCTGGCATCCGCACGGCCGACATCGACGGCGGGGCGCTGGCGGCGGTCCGGGACCGCAACCCCGCGCTGCGGCACCGCAGGTACGGGGTCGTCCCGCTTCCGTGA
- the greA gene encoding transcription elongation factor GreA yields MTETTQATWLTQEAYDRLKSELARLEDEGRAEIAERIAAARDEGDLKENGGYHAAREEQAKQEARIRELKQKLRNVQIGTPPDDGVIEPGMVVTAVVAGDEMVFLLGSREIAGTADIDVFSPTSPLGAAISGRTVGDTVSYEAPNGSEIPVEIKAAKPFQG; encoded by the coding sequence GTGACCGAGACGACTCAGGCCACCTGGTTGACGCAGGAGGCCTACGACCGACTCAAGAGTGAGCTCGCGCGCCTCGAAGACGAAGGCCGCGCCGAGATCGCCGAGCGCATCGCAGCGGCGCGCGACGAGGGCGACCTCAAGGAGAACGGCGGCTACCACGCCGCACGCGAGGAGCAGGCCAAGCAGGAGGCCCGCATCCGCGAGCTCAAGCAGAAGCTGCGGAACGTGCAGATCGGCACGCCGCCGGACGACGGCGTCATCGAGCCGGGCATGGTCGTCACGGCCGTCGTCGCGGGCGACGAGATGGTCTTCCTGCTGGGCTCGCGTGAGATCGCGGGCACGGCGGACATCGACGTGTTCTCCCCCACGTCCCCGCTGGGCGCCGCGATCAGCGGCCGCACCGTCGGCGACACGGTGAGCTACGAGGCGCCGAACGGGTCCGAGATCCCCGTGGAGATCAAGGCCGCGAAGCCCTTCCAGGGCTGA
- a CDS encoding AI-2E family transporter: MSGSARPGAPASDHPVDEVTARGPAAVAQASRDAADPTPREASPVEASIPRPVQLAAAWAWRVLLIMAAAAVGVWAVSALKTIVVPVAIAILLAVLLAPVARFLRERLRLPRALAAGASLIGLLGLVGGLLTIAGNSVVRGFSDLGDQAAQGVEEVTLWLAEGPLHLSAEQIEAYIDQIGSSVSANSGGVVSGALSVTTTLGHVAAGALIALFCTFFFLLDGGTIWRWCVGLLPGQARARAHQAARRGLVTLGAYTRTQILVAFVDAVGIGTGAAILGVPLALPLSILVFIGSFVPFVGAVLTGSIAVLVALVSQGPGAAIIMLVIVLVVQQIEGHVLQPLLMGHAVSLHPVAVLLAVASGSFLAGVVGALLAVPVVAVLNTVILYLSGHDKFPTLGDEDAFHGSSPQSAPADPPEATAVAVGPDTAGEERP; the protein is encoded by the coding sequence ATGAGCGGATCGGCTCGTCCGGGCGCCCCTGCGTCCGACCACCCCGTCGACGAGGTGACGGCGCGCGGTCCCGCAGCCGTCGCGCAGGCGTCCCGCGACGCGGCGGACCCGACGCCGCGTGAGGCGTCGCCGGTCGAGGCCTCCATCCCGCGCCCGGTGCAACTGGCCGCCGCGTGGGCCTGGCGGGTGCTGCTGATCATGGCGGCCGCCGCGGTGGGAGTCTGGGCGGTGAGCGCTCTCAAGACCATCGTGGTGCCCGTGGCGATCGCCATACTGCTCGCGGTGCTGCTGGCGCCCGTGGCCCGGTTCCTGCGCGAGCGGCTGAGGCTGCCGCGCGCGCTCGCGGCGGGTGCGTCGCTCATCGGCCTGCTGGGCCTGGTGGGCGGGCTGCTGACCATCGCGGGCAACTCGGTGGTCCGCGGCTTCAGCGACTTGGGCGACCAGGCCGCGCAGGGCGTCGAGGAAGTGACCCTCTGGCTCGCCGAGGGCCCCCTGCACCTCTCCGCCGAGCAGATCGAGGCCTACATCGACCAGATCGGCAGCTCCGTCAGCGCGAACAGCGGCGGCGTGGTCTCCGGGGCCCTGTCGGTGACCACCACGCTCGGCCACGTCGCCGCAGGCGCGCTGATCGCGCTGTTCTGCACCTTCTTCTTCCTGCTCGACGGCGGCACGATCTGGCGCTGGTGCGTCGGCCTGCTGCCCGGCCAGGCCCGCGCCCGCGCCCATCAGGCGGCGCGCCGCGGCCTGGTCACTCTGGGCGCCTACACCCGAACGCAGATCCTCGTCGCGTTCGTTGACGCGGTGGGCATCGGGACCGGGGCGGCCATCCTCGGGGTGCCGCTCGCGCTGCCGCTGTCGATCTTGGTGTTCATCGGCTCGTTCGTCCCGTTCGTGGGCGCGGTCCTGACCGGCTCGATCGCGGTGCTCGTGGCGCTCGTGTCCCAGGGCCCCGGCGCGGCGATCATCATGCTGGTCATCGTGCTGGTGGTGCAGCAGATCGAGGGGCATGTCCTGCAGCCCTTGCTCATGGGCCACGCGGTGTCGCTGCACCCCGTGGCGGTGCTGCTCGCGGTCGCCTCTGGCTCGTTCCTGGCGGGCGTCGTCGGCGCCCTGCTCGCGGTCCCGGTGGTCGCGGTGCTCAACACGGTGATCCTGTACCTCAGCGGTCATGACAAGTTCCCCACGCTGGGCGACGAGGACGCGTTCCACGGGAGCTCGCCGCAGAGCGCGCCAGCCGACCCGCCCGAGGCGACGGCAGTCGCCGTCGGCCCCGACACAGCCGGCGAGGAGCGCCCGTGA
- the trhA gene encoding PAQR family membrane homeostasis protein TrhA, protein MDTPQTLEDVATVIKPRLRGWLHAGMFPVVVVASILLVATVPTDTARWSCTVFGITSVLLFGTSAVYHRGTWSPRVTGILRRLDHSNIFLIIAGTYTPLAAILLPPRTRDILLIVVWSGAVLGLLARVMWLGAPRWVYTPLYVALGCVALGFLPQFAEGPGGVAAVWLIAGCGVAYITGAVVYAMKRPNPSPQWFGFHEVFHALTIIGFSCTYVAVAIAAHASA, encoded by the coding sequence GTGGACACCCCGCAGACCCTCGAGGACGTCGCCACCGTGATCAAGCCGCGGCTGCGCGGATGGCTGCACGCCGGGATGTTCCCGGTGGTCGTCGTGGCCTCGATCCTCCTCGTCGCCACCGTCCCCACCGACACCGCGCGGTGGTCCTGCACGGTGTTCGGCATCACGTCGGTGCTGCTGTTCGGCACCAGCGCCGTCTACCACCGCGGGACCTGGTCGCCGCGCGTGACCGGCATCCTGCGCCGGCTCGACCACTCGAACATCTTCCTCATCATCGCCGGCACCTACACCCCGCTCGCGGCGATCCTGCTTCCGCCCCGCACCCGCGACATCCTGCTGATCGTGGTGTGGTCCGGCGCCGTCCTGGGACTGCTCGCCCGGGTCATGTGGCTGGGCGCCCCCCGATGGGTCTACACCCCCCTCTACGTCGCCCTGGGCTGCGTGGCGCTCGGATTCCTGCCGCAGTTCGCCGAGGGCCCTGGCGGCGTCGCGGCGGTCTGGCTGATCGCCGGGTGCGGCGTCGCCTACATCACCGGCGCCGTCGTCTACGCGATGAAGCGGCCGAACCCGAGCCCTCAGTGGTTCGGGTTCCACGAGGTGTTCCACGCGCTGACCATCATCGGCTTCAGCTGCACGTACGTCGCCGTGGCCATCGCCGCCCACGCCAGCGCCTGA